TTGTAGTATTTATGGCATGGTTGATTCTCTCCCGAACCCGTCCAGGACGAATCGCCCGAGCCGCTGCCCTCGATCGGGAAATGCTGGGTTCCATGGGCGTGAACGTGCCCCTTGTCATGACTTTGGTCTTTGGGATCGCAACAGCAATGGGCGGATTTGCCGGAGCGCTCGCTGCGCCCCTGCGATCTGTTTCCCCAGGAGCGGGCATTGAGGTCATCATCGACTCTTTGATTGTGGTAGTAATTGGCGGTATGGGCAACTTCTGGGGGGCCTGGCTAGGGGCCTTGATCCTTGGCGAGGTTAACTCCTTCGCTGTAGCTACGGTTCCCGACTGGGCGTCTCTGTTTAACTACCTCGTTATGGCGCTTACCCTGATTTTCAAACCCGAGGGCCTTTTTGCCTCTCGGAAAATCAGGAAGGTGTAGCCATGAATAACCAGACAAGAGTTAAGGAAGTTGTCTTTTGGGTAATCTTTTTTGTGATCTTCGGCCTTGTTCCTGTTTTTGCGAAATCTGACTACCATCTAATGTTGGCCAATCACATTTTGATTTGGGGCATGTTCGCCATGGCTTTCAACATGTTGTTCGGAGTCACCGGCATGCTCTCTTTCGGTCAGGCCCTATATTACGGCCTGGGAGCATACTCTGTCGGTCTGATCGCGAAGGGCTTTGGCGAAGCCTGGTTCGTGCCCGCAATTGGAGTGGGGCTATTGCTGGCTGTGGTTGTCTCTATCCTGATAGGCCTTTTGGTAATACGGGTTAGTGGTGTGTATTTCACCGTGCTCACACTTGCTTTCGGTCAACTGGCCTGGCAAATAACGTTCAGATGGTACCATTTCACTGGTGGCGACGATGGGATTCAAGGGATTATGCCTCCTGGAATTCTTTCAAACCATATTGTTTATTATTGTTTTACGTTGTTGTTTGTAGCTGTTTCCATTTGGGTTTTACGACGTCTGGTAAATTCGCCCATGGGCCTTACGCTTCGATGCATCCGGCAAAATCCGGACCGAGTACGTTTTCTGGGAAGACGAGTTCGACGCAATCAGCTCAGAATTTACGTGATTTCATCATTTTTCGCCGCTTTGGCCGGTGGCCTGATGGCAGGCGCAGACAATTCCATACATCCTGACATGCTTTATTGGACTACATCGGGAGAAGTGATCCTCATGGCCGTACTCGGAGGCATCGGCCAGTTCTTTGGTCCGTTCATCGGGGCAGCCGTGATTATCATAATCCAGGACGTTGTTGGAGCCCGTACTGAATACTGGTCTTTGATTATCGGGCTGATCATGATGGTCATGGTCCTTCTACTACCTAAGGGATTGGTAGGAGAGATTCAATCCCTGAGGACGCGATTAAGGCCCGGCGCCGGGAATCGAGGTTGAAATGGAACCGGTTTTGACGCTTGATAGCGTAACTAAGTCATTTGGAGGACTGAGGGTTACTGCGGGAGTCAGCTTCTCTGTAGCGAAAGGAAGCATATCAGCCATAATCGGTCCCAATGGAGCTGGAAAGACATCTCTCTTCAATCAGATCACCGGTTATTTAAGGCCGGACAAGGGGAAGATAACTTTTCTGGGCCATGACATAACCGATCTCAGCACGCGTGAAATTGTTTCTCTCGGCATGGGCAGGGCTTTCCAGGTTACCTCGTTTTTTCCAGAGGAATCTGTTCTGGACAACGTCCGCGTAGCCTGTCTTTCGCGATCGAATAAGACACGGATTATGATGAAAAGTATTTCGAGCTTTAAAGAAGCGACTGACAAGGCACACAGGATACTCGAAAGTCTAAGTCTGGAAAAGCAAGCTGATCGACCTGCGTTTGAACTGGCTCACGGCGATCAAAAGCTTCTCGATATTGGAGTCGCTTTGGGACTGGAGCCGGTCGTTCTTCTTCTGGATGAACCCACGTCCGGCATGTCTCCTGATGAACGCCTGCTTACACGAAATTTGATCAAGAGGCTTTGGAAGGAATTCAACCTCACTTTGGTATTTATTGAACACGATATGGACACAGTTTTCGGTATTGCTCAGACAGTTCGAGTGCTGCAAATGGGTAGGCTTCTGGCGGAAGGGACTCCGGAAGAAATACGTAAAAACCCAGAAGTGATAACTGCGTATCTCGGCGAGGAGGTCATGTGAACTACATCCTAAAAGCCGATGGCCTTAATACTTTCTACGGGCGCAGCCACATCCTGTTTGACGTAAGCCTTTCCGTGTCCGCCGGTGAGACTGTCTGTCTCATGGGCCGGAATGGAGCGGGGAAAACCACCACGTTCAGATCCTTAATGGGACTGACTCCACCCAAAAGGGGCACGGTAATTTTCAAGGATAAACCTTGCGCTGGGGTGCCTTCGTATAAAATGGCCCGAATGGGAATGGGTTTCGTCCCGGAAGATCGACGCATTTTTGGGCCTCTCACCGTTCGGGAAAATCTTGAGTTGGGTAAAATTTCGGGCAGAAAGGGTCAGTGGACAATGGCTACCGTCCTGGAGCATTTTCCGACACTAGAGGTGTGCAAAGACCGATTCGGAGGATCGCTTTCCGGGGGTGAGCAACAGATGTTGACGATTGCCAGGGCCCTCATGGGTAACCCGGACCTGTTGGTTTTGGACGAACCTACGGAGGGGCTCGCTCCCGTAATTGTAGCCGTTTTGAAAGACCTCATAATGACTCTCAAGTCCGCCGGTTCCACCATCCTTCTCTCAGAACAAAACATCCGGTTCGCTACTGCCGTTTCGGACCGCGTGGTCATCATAGACAAGGGGCATGTCGTGTACACAGACACGATGGAAGAATTTAAGAGACAAGACACCATACAGAGCAAATATTTGGCTGTGTAGTAATTCTAGGGGTCACAGGAGTCAGAAAGGCACATACAAATGAATAAAGTTAACATTTTTCAGACTACTCCACGAATATTGGTTGGAGCGGGAGTATCCAATCAAATAGCCGATGAGGTAAAGCGACTTTCTGGAAAAAGCGTCATGATCATAACTGACCCTGGTCTAGTAAAATCAGGTATTTGTGATCGTATTGAGGGTGTGTTGGCTAAAGGGGGGTGTTCTTTTCGGCGTTTTGACGGCGTCGAACCTGACCCACCTTTTGAGATCGCTTCTAAAGCGGCGCAAGTTGTTAAAGACGTAGGAGCGGATTTAATTCTCGGGATTGGTGGAGGATCATCATTGGACATAGCCAAGGTCGCCTCCATATTGGTAACCAATGACGGCCCCGTAAGCTCATACTTTGGTGTGGACATGGTTCCTAGACCAGGCTTGAAGATGATTCTGGCGCCTACCACCGCTGGGACCGGGAGCGAGGTCACTCCAATAGCCATCCTTTCGGATCATCATGAGAAACTGAAAAAAGGAATTGTGAGTTCTTATTTGTTTCCATCTGTCGCCACGTTGGATCCCGAACTTACGCTTGGCTTACCAGCGGCCGTCACAGCCGCAACCGGCATGGACGCGTTAATCCATGCGGTCGAGGCCTTTACTTCCAAAAATGCTACATCGTTTACCGATATGTTGGCCAAAGAAGCGATGTGGCTAATCTCACAGAACATCCGAACGGCTTTCGCAAATGGGTCAAATCTGGACGCACGCTCCAAGATGCTCGAAGGCAGCCTTCTGGCAGGCATGGCCTTCGCCAACGCTGGTGTAACCGCCGTTCACGCTTTCGCTTACCCCATAGGGGCGGAATTTCACATACCCCATGGGGTGGCCAACAGCATCATGCTGGCTGCAGTTATGGAATTTAACATGATGGGATCCCTGCCAAAGTTTGCCGTCATGGCTGAACTCTTAGGTGAAAACACTCAGGGTCTGAGTGAGCGCGAAGCCGCTTCTGTGGCGGTGGAGAGTCTCAGGAGCCTGGCAACTGATGTTGAGATTCCATCGTCGCTAAGCGAGTTTGGGGTCAAAGATGAGGATATTCCTTCCCTGGCGCAGGGCGTCATGAAAGTTACAAGGCTCCTGGCGAATAACCCAAGAGAACTTAAACTGGAGGACGCTGAAAAAATTTATCGCCGGGTCCTGTGACAAAAGTTTTTAGTCAGCGATGACGCCCAAGTCTTGCGGCTTAACCGCTCGGGCCAGTGTCGAACTTGAATAACGGCGTTTTTGGGGTAGGCATTCAGGGTCTTTTGTGGAGAATTAACTATGTTCGGTTTTTACAATATGGCGCTTAGAGTCAATGCCACTCTCAAGTGTTTTGATTTGAAGATAATATCCGATAGTGTCTTGCGCCAAACGCTTGGGGGCAAAGGACTTGCCACCCACCTGCTGCTATTACATAACCCTCAGGGAACAGAGCCGTTGGGACCGGATAATCACCTCATTCTGGCTTCGGGTCCAGCGAGTGGTACGGGCATCTGGGGTTCATGCAGGCATGGGATTTACACCAAATCTCCGCAAACGGGATATTATTCGGAATCCTATTCCGGTGGAACCGTAAGTGATTATATGGCCGCTACCGGATTTGACGCGGTAATGATCCATGGAGCGAGTGATGAACCTATATGGCTTGAGGTGTGCGAGAAAACAGTTCACTTCCATCCGGCTGATGATATCTGGGGTCTGGAAACTTATGAAACTGAGGATCGGATAAAGGCATGGATCAAAGAGAATCGGCCCGATGTCAAGAACTGCGGGGTCATGGTTATAGGACCTGCAGGTGAAAATACGGCCAGCTTCTCTGTCATTGAAAACGACTATTGGAGGTCGGCCGGGCGAACTGGCACCGGGGCGGTAATGGGATCTAAAAAGATCAAGGGTATTGCATTTTGGGGTAATTGCAAAAAGGAGATCGCCAATGTCGACGCAGTGAAGAATTTTACCAAGGATATCGCCAAAAAGACGACTGATAATCCTGGCGTTAAGGCATACAAGAGCATGGGCACACCTATGATGGTGGACATCATGAGTAATGTGGGGAGCTTCCCGACCAGATATTGGCAAAAAGGCACGGCGGATCATCGCGAAAGTATAAACGCCGCTGCCCTTCACAGCCGGTGCGAAGTCAAACCCCATGCATGCAGGAAGTGCTTCATAGCCTGCGGACGGATGGCTACGGTCAAGGATGGGCGGCATAAAGGATTGACTATCGAAGGCCCCGAGTACGAGACCATTTACGCCTTTGGAGGTCTATGCGAGGTGGATTCCATCGAAGAAATCATCTATCTCAATGACCTGTGTGATCGGCTGGGCCTGGACACTATGAGCGCCGGGAACCTGGCGGCGCTGACTATTGAAGCCTCTCGTCAGAAAAAGATTGATTATGAAATCGATTATGGTCAAGTCGACAGAATTGCGGAACTTCTCGAAGACATAGCCTATCGGCGCGGGATCGGGGACGTACTGGCCAATGGTGTCAAATCAGTTGCAAGAGAGTGGGGCATGGAAGATCAGGCCATCCACGTAAAAGGGCTGGAGCCTGCGGGCTACGATCCCCGTGTGCTAAAGGGTATGGGGCTGGCTTACGGCACATCGGATCGTGGGGCGTGTCATCTCCGCTCCACTTTCTACAAACCGGAATTATCCAAGATGATTGATCCCGAACAAATTGCCGGAAAGGCCGCGATGTTTATAGAGTGGGAGGATCGGCTTACTATTTTTGATACGCTTACTCTTTGCCGCTTTTACCGAGATTTATACCAGTGGGAAGAACTGGGCGAAATGATTAAGGGGATCACCGGACTTGATTTGAGTGTTGAAGACATGAAGTCTATCGCCAAGAATATTGCCGATGATACCAGGAGATTCAACATTCGCGAGGGCTTGACTCCCGAAGAGGATAAACTCCCGAAACGGTTTTCTACTGAAGCGCTCCCAGAAACAGGGAAAACAATCACAGAGGAGCAGATGCAAACGCTCCTGGCTGACTACTACAAAGAACGAGGCTGGGACAAGCTGGGCACGCCTCCTGACAAACTCAGTTAGGCCACAATCAAGCAATACCCCACTGTGATACGTCGATCCGAAAAGACGTGACATGGAGTTGCAGGTCCTTCAGTCAATTTAGTCATGATTGCGCCCGCAGGGACATGTCATTGATGAATCAAACTTCAAATCGCTTATCGTCCACCAGTTTGGCCCCATTTTGTTTTCATAAAACGGGACTTGAAAGCTATGTCCACCAACATCCTCTGGATTAAATTTCATATCGAAAATAACCTGTCCTGACTCCTCAACGGACGTCCTTTGAAAAAATGGTTGATATGTGGCGCCATTCTTCGAATCAGGCTCACTACAAAATAATGTGGTAAATTTGAGCGATTGGATGGATTTGTTTTCCACTACTTCTAGTTGGTTAGCAGAACATGAAACATATTCGAAACCGGGCTCTGCACTCAATCTGACCCTTTGGGGTTTTTGCCTCGAATAAAGAGCGTACAAAGAATTCAGTATATCAAATAAAGGCAGACTAATATCCCAAGAAGGGATCTTTCTCAGAACGGAGCTTCCCGTCGGGTCGAGCGAAAGCTGGGAGTCGTCGTCCGGGCTGAAATCGCCACGAGTAATACTCGAATCAAGAGCGTTAAGCGCGAAAATATTCCATAGGCCGCTTTCTGGATATAGCCACTCAATTCTGGAAACTATGAACAGGTTCTTGTCGAGTTTTTCAAGGTATTCCACACGAGGGGTATTTGAACCATCAAAGAGCGGGCCATTGAGAGCCTCTTTCTCAATATCCGAAAAACCGTTGTAAAGATCAGAATTCCGGAACGGAAAAGCTCGAACCAACATCTCGCAATCGACAAACTCTACCCCTAACCTTGATTCACGTGACGCTCCACTGAACTCAATCGAATAAACGCACGGCGATTTATCGACCCAAAAATAATACGCGGGTGTATCCTGCCAAACAGGACTCACGCCACGCAAGCCAATTTGATTCTTCAGTTCTGGAAACCACGAGGCGGTTATTAGTAAACTATCCAGACGTTCTCGAAAGAGCGCTTTAAAATCTATTGAAATACTCTCCTTTCTTCTTTATCAAATCATGCACGATGTCTATTTTTTCGCGGCCTTCTACCTCTATACCTTCCATTCGTGCCGTCTCAATAATAATTTCATCAGGGTAATTCAAGGTCAATGAGTAACTCGACTCATAAGAACCGAAGAATTCGTCAAGTTTACTTTTTGAATCAACTTCATCAACACCAGACTTGAACGCTGCGATGGGTTTTAGAATTGCTTCAGTGAACAGTTTCCTGAAAAATTGTCTTTTATCTGAATCCAACATGATTCCTCACCATAGGTATAAACCAATCAACCCTGATTCAGGAATTGGATCGTTTTACGGGCCATGAATTTAAGAATTGTCCATGAACAATTACCACGCTCAAAAACAACATGGTCCACACTAACGGTGTGTCATCCGGTTGCGCTATTCCTGGCACTTTCCCGAGCAATCTTACGCTTAAATCAGAGTAATAAAACCCATAAATAAGCCCTCCTCCAAGAAACGCAACCAGCGTCCTGAGAATGGCCGTCAAAGAAAATGCCGAAAGGTTGGGAAAATTGTTGAAATAGGTTTTTAGAATAAAGGCGGCAAGGATTATGAAACCGCTGATTTCTCCTGCATGTAAGTATCTGAAATAAGGAGCGTCCGTATACTGCCCCCCCTCGAATGGCTCCATCCAATAGATATTCATGATCTTAAGCAAGACAACCATGCTTATGATCCCCAAGATTACACTCGAAAGCAACGTAAAAAATCCTCTGATGAAATTCCCCTCTCCTTGTTTACCCAGGAGTTTCCAGGGATATCCTTCCCAAAGCAGGTCGGACAACACGACCCATTTGAGGCTGCAGAGCGCCAGCCCCAGGCTAAAGAAAGCGCTTCCGGTCCCTGCGTATTCGGCCCACCATGGGGCTACTCCGGCCTTGTCCTGCGGAGGATAGAACAACTGGCAAACGTGAGGATGGAAAAGAATCGCGTAGGTCAAGACCGTGAGAATTGATATTGAACAAAATCTGGACCATGCCCTGACACCTTGACTTGAGTCCTTCCATGGCCAACGGCCAAATCCAAGATCCCAAACAAGGGTCCACCAGATAAAGGCTGTTACGAAGTAAATTATCGCGGTGGAAGAGTTCTCTCTCGCTATAAACGGTTCCGCTCCTGATCCTCCTGAAATGACTATCGCATTGGGACTGAAATACGCTACACCAAACCTGCCAATGAAGTTCCAGAATATTCCGAACGTAATGACAAACATTAAACATAGCGATATTATTGTTAGAGAAAGCCCTCGAGGCATCCAGCCGTCGCCCGTCATTTGATCTTCATTAAAGGGATAGAATTCAAATATTTTAGAAATTATCAGCACTGAAGTTAGCCAGACGGCAACCAGTGAAAATCCGTACATTGGGGTATAGAGCTTTAATACTCCGTTGGCGTCCATGAATACTCGCCAAAGGACAAGAACTAGCAGAAAAATAACGACAAAAGCAGCAAAACCAAGGACAAAACTGTATGCGGTCTTATTCTCTGAACTCGCGCTCATGAAAATGGCCTCCATCACAATATTGGGTGGTTGAAATGTTTGGTTCCAGTTTCTTGACAGGTTAACACGCGGAACTATGAAATCTCGCGTGTCAACCTGTCTCACCAAAAATTCACTTTCCAGGAAGCTCAGAAAACGATTGAATCACCATTGGTCAAAAATACATTTGTTCCTTTGTTTACCG
This portion of the Desulfomonilaceae bacterium genome encodes:
- a CDS encoding branched-chain amino acid ABC transporter permease — encoded protein: MNNQTRVKEVVFWVIFFVIFGLVPVFAKSDYHLMLANHILIWGMFAMAFNMLFGVTGMLSFGQALYYGLGAYSVGLIAKGFGEAWFVPAIGVGLLLAVVVSILIGLLVIRVSGVYFTVLTLAFGQLAWQITFRWYHFTGGDDGIQGIMPPGILSNHIVYYCFTLLFVAVSIWVLRRLVNSPMGLTLRCIRQNPDRVRFLGRRVRRNQLRIYVISSFFAALAGGLMAGADNSIHPDMLYWTTSGEVILMAVLGGIGQFFGPFIGAAVIIIIQDVVGARTEYWSLIIGLIMMVMVLLLPKGLVGEIQSLRTRLRPGAGNRG
- a CDS encoding ABC transporter ATP-binding protein, yielding MEPVLTLDSVTKSFGGLRVTAGVSFSVAKGSISAIIGPNGAGKTSLFNQITGYLRPDKGKITFLGHDITDLSTREIVSLGMGRAFQVTSFFPEESVLDNVRVACLSRSNKTRIMMKSISSFKEATDKAHRILESLSLEKQADRPAFELAHGDQKLLDIGVALGLEPVVLLLDEPTSGMSPDERLLTRNLIKRLWKEFNLTLVFIEHDMDTVFGIAQTVRVLQMGRLLAEGTPEEIRKNPEVITAYLGEEVM
- a CDS encoding ABC transporter ATP-binding protein, which produces MNYILKADGLNTFYGRSHILFDVSLSVSAGETVCLMGRNGAGKTTTFRSLMGLTPPKRGTVIFKDKPCAGVPSYKMARMGMGFVPEDRRIFGPLTVRENLELGKISGRKGQWTMATVLEHFPTLEVCKDRFGGSLSGGEQQMLTIARALMGNPDLLVLDEPTEGLAPVIVAVLKDLIMTLKSAGSTILLSEQNIRFATAVSDRVVIIDKGHVVYTDTMEEFKRQDTIQSKYLAV
- a CDS encoding iron-containing alcohol dehydrogenase, whose amino-acid sequence is MNKVNIFQTTPRILVGAGVSNQIADEVKRLSGKSVMIITDPGLVKSGICDRIEGVLAKGGCSFRRFDGVEPDPPFEIASKAAQVVKDVGADLILGIGGGSSLDIAKVASILVTNDGPVSSYFGVDMVPRPGLKMILAPTTAGTGSEVTPIAILSDHHEKLKKGIVSSYLFPSVATLDPELTLGLPAAVTAATGMDALIHAVEAFTSKNATSFTDMLAKEAMWLISQNIRTAFANGSNLDARSKMLEGSLLAGMAFANAGVTAVHAFAYPIGAEFHIPHGVANSIMLAAVMEFNMMGSLPKFAVMAELLGENTQGLSEREAASVAVESLRSLATDVEIPSSLSEFGVKDEDIPSLAQGVMKVTRLLANNPRELKLEDAEKIYRRVL
- a CDS encoding aldehyde ferredoxin oxidoreductase family protein, with amino-acid sequence MFGFYNMALRVNATLKCFDLKIISDSVLRQTLGGKGLATHLLLLHNPQGTEPLGPDNHLILASGPASGTGIWGSCRHGIYTKSPQTGYYSESYSGGTVSDYMAATGFDAVMIHGASDEPIWLEVCEKTVHFHPADDIWGLETYETEDRIKAWIKENRPDVKNCGVMVIGPAGENTASFSVIENDYWRSAGRTGTGAVMGSKKIKGIAFWGNCKKEIANVDAVKNFTKDIAKKTTDNPGVKAYKSMGTPMMVDIMSNVGSFPTRYWQKGTADHRESINAAALHSRCEVKPHACRKCFIACGRMATVKDGRHKGLTIEGPEYETIYAFGGLCEVDSIEEIIYLNDLCDRLGLDTMSAGNLAALTIEASRQKKIDYEIDYGQVDRIAELLEDIAYRRGIGDVLANGVKSVAREWGMEDQAIHVKGLEPAGYDPRVLKGMGLAYGTSDRGACHLRSTFYKPELSKMIDPEQIAGKAAMFIEWEDRLTIFDTLTLCRFYRDLYQWEELGEMIKGITGLDLSVEDMKSIAKNIADDTRRFNIREGLTPEEDKLPKRFSTEALPETGKTITEEQMQTLLADYYKERGWDKLGTPPDKLS